A single region of the Ignavibacteriota bacterium genome encodes:
- a CDS encoding COX15/CtaA family protein codes for MRGYSKALNRFAIIVACSTFFLIIAGGYVTSTQSGLSVPDWPNTYGHFMFSFPLDQMVGGIFYEHSHRLIASVVGFLTVILAFWLWKKDDRKWVRVLGFVALGSVITQGILGGLTVLFFLPTAISVSHATLAQSFFGIVASIALFTSKWWRDEQPKLKDSSNNLTRLTMFTTAAIFIQLILGALMRHSEAGLAVPDFPFAYGQWLPSFSPEAMRTYNEYLESIGLRIFADEPITASQVLVHMLHRVWAFVVAGLAIWTAFQLQKHAVKSKRLSRLSLLLFVLILIQITLGAFTVLSQKAIDVTTAHVATGALLLIISVLTTLHTVKLFGFSEKKHVAYSFKTKEVTA; via the coding sequence GTGAGAGGTTACAGCAAAGCCCTTAATCGTTTTGCAATTATCGTTGCCTGCTCAACATTTTTTCTGATTATCGCAGGCGGCTATGTAACAAGCACACAATCCGGATTGTCCGTTCCCGATTGGCCCAACACGTACGGACATTTCATGTTCTCCTTTCCGCTTGACCAAATGGTCGGTGGAATCTTTTATGAACATTCTCATCGTTTGATTGCTTCCGTTGTAGGTTTCCTAACAGTTATTCTTGCATTTTGGCTTTGGAAAAAAGATGACAGAAAGTGGGTCAGAGTTTTAGGCTTTGTCGCTCTTGGTTCTGTCATTACGCAAGGAATTCTCGGTGGCTTGACTGTACTTTTTTTCCTACCGACAGCAATCTCGGTTTCTCATGCAACACTTGCTCAATCATTCTTTGGCATTGTTGCTTCAATTGCGCTTTTTACATCTAAATGGTGGCGGGATGAACAACCTAAATTGAAGGATTCATCAAACAATCTTACAAGATTGACGATGTTCACCACTGCCGCGATTTTCATTCAACTTATACTCGGCGCATTGATGAGACACTCGGAAGCAGGACTTGCTGTTCCTGATTTTCCTTTTGCGTACGGTCAGTGGCTTCCTTCTTTCAGTCCTGAAGCGATGCGAACATACAACGAATATCTTGAATCAATCGGTCTTCGCATCTTTGCTGATGAGCCGATTACTGCTTCACAAGTTCTCGTTCACATGCTTCACAGAGTTTGGGCGTTCGTCGTTGCCGGTCTTGCAATCTGGACAGCATTCCAATTGCAAAAGCATGCCGTAAAAAGCAAACGGCTCTCCCGCCTCTCGCTTCTGTTGTTTGTTTTGATTTTGATTCAAATAACACTCGGCGCGTTCACCGTTCTTTCTCAAAAAGCAATTGATGTTACAACTGCACATGTTGCAACCGGCGCGCTCCTCCTTATCATTTCTGTTCTGACAACATTGCACACTGTGAAGTTGTTCGGATTTTCAGAGAAGAAACATGTTGCTTATTCATTCAAAACAAAAGAAGTGACCGCATGA
- the cyoE gene encoding protoheme IX farnesyltransferase → MNTQANVLSQPMTRTRSRFLDYIELMKPELTFLSVLTTLCGFYLATQGEMDWWLFINVAIGTTLVGGGAGALNQYIERAYDAMMKRTERRPLPAGRLFPIEVLVFGVLISVFGILQLTILVNVLTGFLAFLTWSSYLFLYTPLKRISPISTLIGGIPGALPPMMGWTAVRNEITIEAWVLFAILFFWQMPHFFSLAWMYRKDYAKAGFKILSVVDESGKRTSRQIFAYLLALIPASIAPTVIGMTGSLSVISALFLGFGFLIFGVALMKFSRQHSGDSLSKVNYYSRKLFFASLVYLPVLMIMLSLDKL, encoded by the coding sequence ATGAACACACAGGCAAATGTGTTATCACAACCGATGACAAGAACCCGCTCCCGCTTTCTCGATTACATTGAATTGATGAAACCGGAATTGACGTTCCTTTCTGTTTTGACTACGCTCTGCGGTTTCTATCTTGCAACACAAGGCGAAATGGATTGGTGGCTGTTCATCAACGTTGCGATTGGAACCACACTCGTCGGCGGCGGTGCAGGCGCGCTCAATCAATACATCGAACGCGCATACGATGCGATGATGAAAAGAACGGAACGCCGGCCACTACCCGCTGGGAGATTATTTCCCATCGAAGTCTTGGTCTTCGGTGTTCTGATTTCTGTCTTCGGAATTTTGCAATTAACAATTCTTGTGAATGTGCTGACCGGATTTCTCGCGTTCCTCACATGGAGTTCCTATTTATTTCTCTACACACCGTTGAAACGCATCTCTCCCATTTCAACCCTCATCGGCGGCATCCCCGGCGCACTTCCACCAATGATGGGATGGACTGCAGTTCGAAATGAAATTACGATTGAAGCATGGGTTCTCTTTGCTATTTTATTCTTTTGGCAGATGCCGCACTTCTTCTCACTCGCTTGGATGTATAGAAAAGATTACGCAAAAGCCGGCTTTAAAATTCTCTCTGTCGTTGATGAATCGGGAAAACGAACAAGCCGACAAATCTTTGCATACCTCCTTGCTCTGATTCCGGCAAGCATCGCTCCGACAGTTATCGGAATGACCGGCTCGCTCTCCGTTATCAGCGCGTTGTTCCTTGGATTCGGTTTTCTTATATTTGGCGTAGCGTTGATGAAGTTTTCACGTCAACACTCAGGAGATTCACTGAGCAAAGTCAATTATTATTCGCGCAAACTATTTTTTGCATCGCTTGTGTATCTGCCTGTTCTGATGATTATGTTGAGTTTAGATAAATTGTAA
- a CDS encoding ABC transporter ATP-binding protein — protein sequence MNPVVDIKNLSHSYPPTRKQLEPRQALKNVSLQIHKAEIFCLLGPNGSGKSTLFKILSTLITPGEGSVNILNYDLATQPDDVRKQIGVVFQHPSLDIKLTARENLLHQGHLYGLRGAELRNRISEMLCRVGLTERTNDLVEHLSGGNQRRVELAKGLLHYPKLMFLDEPSTGVDPGARRDFMNYLKELRDKNEITIILTTHILEEADACDRIAILDNGNLVALGTPQELKHEIGGDVITLTSTNSTTLSEEIKNRFGDSSTVIDNVVHIERRNGSEFIPDLVHAFPDLIESVTLKKPSLEDVFIHKTGHRFWN from the coding sequence ATGAATCCTGTTGTAGATATAAAAAACCTCTCCCACTCCTACCCGCCAACCCGAAAACAATTAGAACCACGCCAAGCGCTCAAGAACGTTTCACTGCAAATTCACAAGGCAGAAATATTTTGCCTGCTCGGTCCGAACGGGAGTGGCAAAAGTACGCTCTTCAAGATTCTCTCGACACTCATTACGCCGGGCGAGGGTTCGGTCAATATTCTCAATTACGACTTGGCTACTCAGCCTGATGATGTTCGAAAACAGATTGGTGTTGTGTTTCAGCATCCGAGTTTAGATATCAAACTCACAGCACGTGAGAATCTTCTTCATCAAGGACATCTTTATGGATTGCGTGGCGCAGAACTACGCAACAGAATTTCTGAAATGCTTTGCCGCGTCGGTTTAACCGAACGAACGAACGACCTCGTCGAACATCTTTCCGGCGGAAACCAACGACGTGTTGAACTTGCAAAAGGATTACTCCATTATCCGAAATTGATGTTCCTCGATGAACCAAGCACCGGCGTTGACCCCGGCGCACGTCGTGACTTTATGAACTATCTCAAAGAGTTGAGAGACAAAAATGAAATCACCATCATTCTCACAACACACATTCTTGAAGAAGCGGATGCATGCGATAGAATTGCGATTCTCGATAACGGAAATTTGGTTGCGCTCGGTACGCCGCAAGAGTTGAAGCATGAAATCGGCGGCGATGTTATCACGCTGACCTCTACCAATTCCACAACATTATCTGAGGAAATTAAAAACCGTTTCGGAGATTCGTCAACAGTGATAGACAACGTCGTTCACATCGAACGAAGAAACGGAAGCGAATTCATCCCCGACCTTGTCCACGCCTTTCCCGATTTGATTGAAAGTGTTACACTTAAAAAGCCCTCACTTGAAGATGTATTCATTCATAAAACGGGGCATCGGTTTTGGAATTAA